A region from the Bacteroidales bacterium genome encodes:
- a CDS encoding sulfide/dihydroorotate dehydrogenase-like FAD/NAD-binding protein — translation MSQIIRKQEMARGTVVRFEIEAPLIARKAKAGHFVIVRVNETGERIPLTIADKDEFTGSITIIFQVVGKTTALMRSLNEGDIIKDVVGPLGNPAEIENMGTVLMVGGGTGIAILHHVTKAFMEAGNHVLGIIGSQTKDLLFLENEMRSYCHELTVTTDDGSYGEKGFVTDPLKRYLETRSDIKLVYAIGPVVMMKNVCKLTEKYNIPTKVSLNTIMIDGTGMCGGCRVDVGNQTQFCCVDGPDFDGHAVDFEELENRNALYTKQEQESLLFSIHQNNKEG, via the coding sequence ATGTCCCAGATAATAAGGAAACAAGAAATGGCCAGAGGTACGGTGGTCCGGTTTGAAATAGAGGCGCCGCTCATTGCCCGAAAGGCAAAAGCGGGCCATTTTGTTATTGTAAGGGTAAATGAGACGGGAGAGCGGATACCTTTGACCATTGCCGATAAGGATGAATTTACGGGAAGTATTACAATCATTTTTCAGGTGGTGGGAAAGACGACCGCTCTGATGCGTTCGTTGAATGAAGGTGATATCATAAAGGATGTCGTAGGGCCCCTGGGTAATCCTGCGGAGATAGAAAACATGGGAACAGTGTTAATGGTAGGTGGTGGAACGGGTATTGCCATTTTGCATCATGTGACAAAGGCATTTATGGAAGCAGGGAATCATGTTTTGGGCATTATAGGATCGCAGACAAAAGACCTGCTTTTTCTCGAGAATGAAATGAGGAGTTATTGTCATGAACTTACCGTAACAACAGATGATGGCAGTTACGGGGAAAAGGGTTTTGTAACCGATCCGTTGAAGAGATACCTGGAGACCCGCAGCGATATTAAACTGGTATATGCCATCGGGCCTGTTGTGATGATGAAGAATGTATGTAAGCTTACTGAAAAGTATAACATTCCGACCAAGGTAAGCCTGAATACCATTATGATCGATGGTACGGGTATGTGTGGAGGTTGCCGGGTAGATGTAGGCAATCAGACCCAATTCTGCTGTGTCGATGGTCCCGATTTCGACGGGCATGCAGTAGATTTTGAGGAGCTTGAAAATCGGAATGCCCTGTACACAAAGCAAGAGCAGGAATCCTTGCTGTTTTCAATCCACCAGAACAATAAAGAGGGATAG
- the gltA gene encoding NADPH-dependent glutamate synthase has product MPEQDELLRVNNFEEVPYGYTSELAMLEAERCIQCKNPKCVEGCPVNVDIPGFISLVAGGEFNEAAKLIKRDNILPAICGRVCPQEDQCEALCIMGKKGEPVAIGRLERFVADYEREKDLVKKPVIEGNNGKGIAIVGSGPAGLTAAADLRKRGYSVTVYEALHETGGVLTYGIPEFRLPKSVVQFEIDYLKGMGCRIEVDHVIGATITVDELLEQYDAVFVGVGAGLPKFMRIEGENLGNVFSANEYLTRMNLMKAYKFPDYDTPMPLGNNIVVIGGGNVAMDSARTAIRSGAKEVTIVYRRSREEMPAREEEIHHAEEEGVKFRLLTSPVRYIGTDYKTVKGVECMEMQLGEPDESGRRRPVPIEGSNYTIDCDVAIVAIGTEANPTIFKSTPDIERNKWGYIKTDTQTNETTKEFVYAGGDIVTGSATVIEAMGAGRLAANAMHQKLSELSVHSE; this is encoded by the coding sequence ATGCCTGAGCAGGATGAGCTATTAAGGGTAAATAATTTTGAGGAAGTTCCTTATGGATATACCTCTGAGCTTGCTATGCTGGAGGCTGAAAGATGTATTCAATGCAAGAACCCCAAATGTGTGGAGGGCTGTCCTGTTAATGTGGATATTCCCGGATTCATCTCCCTTGTAGCCGGAGGAGAATTTAATGAGGCGGCCAAATTGATCAAGAGGGATAATATATTGCCTGCCATTTGTGGCCGGGTTTGTCCTCAGGAAGATCAATGTGAGGCCCTTTGTATTATGGGTAAAAAGGGTGAGCCTGTGGCTATTGGCAGACTTGAAAGGTTCGTTGCAGATTATGAAAGGGAAAAGGACCTTGTAAAAAAACCGGTTATTGAAGGAAATAACGGAAAAGGGATAGCCATAGTGGGATCGGGACCTGCCGGGCTTACAGCAGCAGCCGATCTTAGGAAACGGGGTTATTCGGTAACCGTTTATGAAGCTTTACATGAAACGGGAGGTGTTCTAACTTATGGAATACCCGAATTCCGACTGCCTAAATCCGTTGTTCAGTTCGAGATTGACTATTTGAAGGGAATGGGTTGCCGGATTGAGGTAGATCATGTTATAGGGGCTACCATCACTGTAGATGAACTGCTGGAACAGTATGATGCTGTGTTTGTTGGTGTGGGAGCTGGTTTGCCTAAGTTTATGAGGATAGAAGGAGAAAATTTGGGAAATGTTTTTTCAGCAAATGAGTATCTTACCCGGATGAATTTAATGAAAGCCTATAAATTTCCGGATTATGACACGCCTATGCCCCTTGGCAATAATATTGTGGTCATTGGTGGAGGCAATGTTGCTATGGATAGTGCAAGAACCGCCATTCGATCCGGTGCAAAAGAGGTCACCATTGTTTACCGGAGGTCCAGGGAGGAAATGCCCGCCAGGGAGGAAGAAATACATCATGCCGAAGAGGAGGGCGTTAAATTCCGTCTGTTAACAAGCCCGGTACGTTATATAGGTACAGATTACAAAACGGTAAAAGGTGTGGAATGTATGGAAATGCAACTGGGTGAACCCGATGAATCGGGCAGGAGAAGACCTGTGCCCATAGAAGGTTCTAACTATACAATAGATTGTGATGTGGCTATCGTTGCCATAGGTACAGAAGCCAATCCGACAATATTCAAGTCAACTCCTGATATTGAGAGAAACAAGTGGGGCTACATCAAAACGGATACCCAAACCAATGAAACCACAAAGGAATTCGTATATGCCGGAGGCGATATTGTTACCGGATCGGCTACCGTAATCGAGGCAATGGGTGCCGGCAGGCTTGCTGCGAACGCTATGCATCAAAAACTCTCTGAACTTTCCGTGCACAGTGAGTGA